ttactcagtGTGATAATAGTAACGAAAGAAGGAAACTAAAATGTAGAGCAAGAGATTTCTCCTTACAGCTATTGTGTTACTCCAGTTCTTCACCATCTCCTTGGAGCGTTGATGTAGAAGCTTCTTCTCCTCATGCCTGGCCCGCATCCTCTCCTCCTCCTGCGATTTCTTTTCCAGTTGGGCGGCGATGCGGCTCCAGTCACCCTGGGAGAGGATGGTGACTTGGCGTAGGTCCTCAGCAGTTGGTACATGCATCAACCCGGCTGTCTGATCGTTCGGATCGACGGGTGGTGTGGAACCTGCGTaaatcaaaaatacaaaatatttttagggaagagTAATAATACTTTTTGCATGAAATACAACAGCACtgatttaatttaaaatcaaCTGTGTACTCAACAACAATGATAATATTTAAATGACTTAATTATTGTTGTTTCAGGGGTGATTTTATTACCGACAGGATTTATTGTCAATAACATTCTGTTGTAATcataacaatacaatacaaaataattttttctttttcaaaatcgaAGAGCGTGACAATATTCTTAATCTTAACTGAATAAATCTTTACTTCATGTACTTCgtcaatacaaatttgaaacttgaataaaacaattgaaagaTAAACATTACTTTTCAATTTcatcaacaacatttatttacccaaaaaaaatcaaatgaaatgttaaattattaattattcaaaCTAAATTACGATAACCATAACTCAATAGAAGTTTGACATCTGTTGTATCTATTCTATGGACATTTTTAATCTTAAAACAGTGCTAGGGGCCTATATAGTATAGCTTTATGTAAAATATGGCTGAGCGAATCCAGAGAAAATGACACCGGGACAACGGCGCGCTACGCCCGGTCAGTCTTCAGCCTGAGTGCAATGAGAGTAgagagaagaacaaaaacaacgaACACAAAATCTTACCTCGAGACTTTCCTTTCCTGCGACCATATCTCACAGTTTCTCCGCTCACTTCCATCTTCTACGTCTCCCTGACCGCTCGTCAATGTAGAGATGACAAGAaactcaaaaaatgaatttacaTTCACTTAGAATTTAGTGAATTTTCAGTTGTTTTGTGTGAGAAATTTGTTAGTCCCTACAGAATTTCAGCGGCAGTCATGCACGAGCTGGAGAGATCCAATTTACATAGCGTTGCTAAGGTCGTCAACCAAATAAACACGTTTTATTCGCTACTCTACagcaccaacagagggcgctgttgcaaaaaaacaaGGTGACCCAAAAAAACGAGACATCAAAAAATACCGGACCGTATCCCGTATGGTACAAATAAATTGTACTAGCCTGCAATCTGCTGTTTATGAATGGTATGCCTCATTATATTCCAagcattatttgtttctttaaaccACCCAATTTTGTCAACCTTTTTGGATAAGTGATAAAATCTATAACGTCAAATTATGGTGATAAGAGTCGTGTACTGTGGTGGATGTAGATGGATGGCCGCTTGATGAATTGGCTGCTGAAAAGGGGGCGGGGCGACAGGTGGTTTGTGGGGactggtgggggggggggggtaagccTGCGATTGAGATTAGTGGGGTTCAGCTAAGGTTCTGTGCTGGAAGGCTTCAGTTGTTATCCAGTAAAgataatgtttaaaaattaaattcttCAATACAAGTTacattagtttttgtttttgccttaTTTCAGCATTTATTTTTTAGGCAGTTCCCAAAGAAAATGCCAGTTCCCAAAGTCCTTGTGGTCTTGGACTTTGACCACACCATCGTAGATGACAACTCCGATACCAGAGTCTGGAACCTCCTCCCTGGCAAGAACGTCCCTCAAGACATCAAGAACAGCTACAAGGACCACAAGAGCTGGACTGCATACATGGCCGATATCTTTCTTCATCTCCACACTCTAGGCGTTCAGAAGAAAGACATCGTCAATTGCTTCAGGGACATTCCCTTCACACCAGGGATGTTAGAGTTTCTGAAATATCAAgagaaagcgccctctgttgacaccATTATCGCATCCGATGCAAACTCTTTTTTCATCAGCTGCATCATGGAGGGGGTGGGGCTCGCCAATGCGTACAAGGAGATCTTCACAAACCCGGCTGAATTCGACGATGAGGGATGTCTAAAAATACAACATCATCACCAACATGACTGCCCCCGTTGTGCAGTCAACATGTGCAAGGGGACCATACTTAAAGATTACATCGCAAGGATGCGTCAGTCGAATGGAATAGAGTACGACAGAGTTCTATTCGTCGGGGATGGTGGCAATGATTTCTGCCCATGCTTGGCTCTTGGAGAGCGAGATTTTGTCTTTCCCAGGAAGGGTTATAAACTCATTCAGAAAATCGAGAAGTACAATAAAGAGAGTCCGAGTGACAGTGAGCCTCATCAGAAACTCAGAGCGACGGTGGTACCGTGGGACAACGCTCGTgagattttaaattgtttacagGGTATAGTGGAAGGATGAGTGTACAGATtcaagcaaacaaaaatcacaaacttgt
This DNA window, taken from Asterias rubens chromosome 15, eAstRub1.3, whole genome shotgun sequence, encodes the following:
- the LOC117299959 gene encoding pyridoxal phosphate phosphatase PHOSPHO2-like; protein product: MHLFFRQFPKKMPVPKVLVVLDFDHTIVDDNSDTRVWNLLPGKNVPQDIKNSYKDHKSWTAYMADIFLHLHTLGVQKKDIVNCFRDIPFTPGMLEFLKYQEKAPSVDTIIASDANSFFISCIMEGVGLANAYKEIFTNPAEFDDEGCLKIQHHHQHDCPRCAVNMCKGTILKDYIARMRQSNGIEYDRVLFVGDGGNDFCPCLALGERDFVFPRKGYKLIQKIEKYNKESPSDSEPHQKLRATVVPWDNAREILNCLQGIVEG